From the genome of Halorussus caseinilyticus, one region includes:
- the hisI gene encoding phosphoribosyl-AMP cyclohydrolase, with protein sequence MSDAHSAETDADAGADGEVADFAVELDFGESGRIPAIAQDADTDDVLMLAYVTPEAVEQTRETGLAHYYSRSRDELWQKGATSGHVQRVREVRADCDGDSLLYLVEQEGGACHTGYESCFYRTLDGEVVGEKAFDPDDVYE encoded by the coding sequence ATGAGCGACGCCCACAGCGCCGAGACCGACGCCGATGCGGGTGCCGACGGCGAAGTCGCCGACTTCGCCGTCGAACTCGACTTCGGCGAGAGCGGTCGCATCCCCGCGATTGCACAGGACGCCGACACCGACGACGTGTTGATGCTCGCGTACGTCACCCCCGAGGCCGTCGAACAGACCCGCGAGACGGGACTGGCCCACTACTACTCCCGGAGCAGAGACGAACTCTGGCAGAAGGGCGCGACCAGCGGGCACGTCCAGCGCGTCCGGGAGGTCCGGGCCGACTGCGACGGCGACTCCCTGCTCTACCTCGTCGAACAGGAGGGCGGCGCGTGTCACACCGGGTACGAGTCGTGCTTCTACCGGACGCTCGACGGTGAAGTCGTCGGCGAGAAAGCCTTCGACCCCGACGACGTGTACGAGTAA
- a CDS encoding PQQ-dependent sugar dehydrogenase, translating into MQPTSSRRRFLSVAAVGAAAGLAGCSESADEPGGQATTDSSGTETATTGDLPESVGLETLATGFDVPLDVAFAPETDRRYVADQQGRVFVHESGGLREEPFLDLRDTVTVGSETGLLGIALHPDFAENRRAFVRYSAPPRDGTPGGYSHTFVLAEFEVGDDGRRAKRDSERTILEIPEPQGNHNAGSVVFGPDGYLYVGVGDGGSGGDRGAGHVEDWYDAVGGGNGQDVTENLLGSVLRIDVDGESSGDRNYAIPDDNPFAGDGAGLPEHFAWGFRNPWRMAFDRGRLLVADVGQSGYEEVSLVERGGNYGWNVREGTHCYSADDCPDRTPDDVRGGERLRDPVIEYPHSGEGVTGVSVIGGQVYRGSALPDLSGTYLFADLAARGRLFAAMPSGGDGGGDGGLWTTRVVDAADDDAGKVGRVYSFGRDADGEIYVLASGDDGGGLHRVVPAE; encoded by the coding sequence ATGCAACCGACTTCCAGCAGACGGCGCTTCCTCTCGGTCGCGGCCGTCGGCGCGGCGGCGGGTCTCGCCGGGTGTTCCGAGTCCGCCGACGAACCGGGCGGGCAGGCGACGACCGACTCGTCCGGAACCGAGACGGCAACTACGGGCGACCTCCCCGAATCGGTCGGACTCGAAACGCTGGCGACCGGGTTCGACGTTCCGCTGGACGTGGCGTTCGCGCCCGAGACCGACCGTCGCTACGTCGCCGACCAGCAGGGCCGGGTCTTCGTCCACGAGTCGGGTGGCCTGCGCGAGGAGCCGTTTCTGGACCTGCGCGATACCGTCACCGTCGGGAGCGAGACCGGACTGCTCGGCATCGCGCTCCATCCCGACTTCGCCGAGAATCGCCGGGCGTTCGTCCGGTACAGCGCCCCGCCGCGAGACGGAACGCCCGGCGGCTACAGCCACACCTTCGTCCTCGCGGAGTTCGAGGTCGGCGACGACGGCAGGCGGGCAAAGCGCGACTCCGAGCGGACGATTCTGGAAATCCCCGAACCGCAGGGCAACCACAACGCCGGGTCCGTCGTCTTCGGTCCCGACGGCTACCTCTACGTCGGCGTCGGCGACGGCGGGTCCGGCGGCGACCGAGGCGCGGGCCACGTCGAGGACTGGTACGACGCGGTTGGCGGGGGCAACGGACAGGACGTGACCGAGAACTTGCTCGGGAGCGTCCTCCGCATCGACGTGGACGGCGAGTCGTCGGGCGACCGCAACTACGCGATTCCCGACGACAATCCCTTCGCGGGCGACGGCGCGGGCCTGCCCGAACACTTCGCGTGGGGCTTTCGGAACCCGTGGCGGATGGCGTTCGACCGGGGGCGACTCCTCGTCGCCGACGTGGGCCAGAGCGGGTACGAGGAAGTGAGTCTGGTCGAGAGGGGCGGCAACTACGGATGGAACGTCAGGGAAGGCACCCACTGCTACTCGGCCGACGACTGCCCCGACCGAACCCCCGACGACGTTCGTGGCGGCGAGCGACTCCGCGACCCGGTAATCGAGTACCCACACTCCGGCGAGGGCGTCACCGGCGTCTCGGTCATCGGCGGGCAGGTCTACCGCGGGTCCGCGCTCCCGGACCTCTCGGGAACCTACCTCTTCGCGGACCTCGCGGCCCGCGGGCGACTGTTCGCCGCGATGCCTTCCGGCGGCGACGGCGGCGGTGACGGGGGTCTCTGGACGACCCGCGTCGTGGACGCGGCCGACGACGACGCCGGGAAGGTCGGGCGGGTCTACTCGTTCGGCCGGGACGCCGACGGCGAAATCTACGTCCTCGCCAGCGGCGACGACGGCGGCGGACTCCACCGGGTCGTCCCCGCGGAGTGA
- a CDS encoding IMPACT family protein yields MGEDTFRTVGGRGRAAFEVRGSEFVGHAAPAADREDAEAFVAEIRAEYDDATHNVPAYRVRESGGTGSGGGMLREYGDDDGEPSGSAGKPALNVLQQEGVENVVAVVTRYYGGTNLGVGGLARSYSRGVKEAIEDAGVVEERPHERFSVAVEYDDSGTVRGILESASAEFEAAYEENVAFEVRVPVEDAEGLRDRIRSATSGRADIDGEA; encoded by the coding sequence ATGGGCGAGGACACCTTCCGAACGGTCGGCGGTCGGGGCCGGGCCGCCTTCGAGGTCCGTGGCTCGGAGTTCGTCGGCCACGCCGCGCCCGCGGCCGACCGCGAAGACGCCGAGGCGTTCGTGGCCGAGATTCGCGCGGAGTACGACGACGCGACCCACAACGTGCCCGCCTACCGGGTCCGGGAGTCGGGCGGCACGGGGTCGGGCGGCGGGATGCTCCGGGAGTACGGCGACGACGACGGCGAACCCTCCGGGTCGGCGGGCAAACCGGCGCTCAACGTCCTCCAGCAGGAGGGCGTCGAGAACGTCGTGGCGGTCGTGACCCGGTACTACGGCGGGACCAACCTCGGGGTCGGCGGACTCGCGCGGTCGTACTCCCGCGGGGTCAAGGAGGCAATCGAGGACGCCGGAGTCGTGGAAGAACGCCCCCACGAACGGTTCTCGGTCGCGGTCGAGTACGACGACTCGGGGACGGTACGCGGGATTTTAGAGAGCGCGAGCGCGGAGTTCGAGGCCGCCTACGAGGAGAACGTCGCCTTCGAGGTCCGGGTGCCGGTCGAGGACGCCGAGGGACTCAGGGACCGCATCCGAAGCGCGACCAGCGGCCGGGCCGACATCGACGGCGAGGCGTGA